One segment of Methylotuvimicrobium sp. KM2 DNA contains the following:
- a CDS encoding helix-turn-helix transcriptional regulator, which yields MLDLSTNQRLKIIGQKFVEARGLCGLSQHAAAKLLGISTESLKAVETALDIESISPFLIVRAAHGYEVTTDFLLGVAVEDDWERDPNTQFMREWNVQSNQRQFEMLTRMISSVEAHCRKINRADAAISEMVNEYEELVAAVERFIEITDGFNNIPGSARLLLHTKKFGEVCREAKHQLIRCKILPKKKPDD from the coding sequence ATGCTAGATCTTTCAACAAATCAGCGATTAAAAATTATTGGGCAAAAGTTCGTGGAGGCGCGTGGCTTATGTGGATTAAGCCAACATGCAGCCGCAAAACTTTTAGGAATTTCGACCGAAAGCCTAAAAGCGGTCGAAACCGCGCTCGATATCGAATCTATTTCGCCATTTTTAATCGTCCGAGCGGCGCATGGCTATGAAGTTACGACAGATTTTTTGTTAGGCGTTGCGGTCGAGGACGATTGGGAGCGCGATCCGAATACGCAGTTTATGCGCGAGTGGAACGTTCAAAGCAACCAGCGACAATTCGAAATGCTAACCCGCATGATTTCCAGCGTAGAGGCCCATTGTCGCAAGATAAATCGGGCGGATGCGGCGATATCCGAAATGGTGAACGAGTACGAGGAGCTGGTTGCCGCAGTCGAAAGGTTTATCGAAATCACCGACGGTTTCAATAACATACCAGGAAGCGCTCGTCTACTGCTTCACACCAAGAAATTTGGCGAAGTGTGCCGGGAAGCGAAGCACCAACTAATCCGCTGCAAAATTTTACCCAAAAAAAAACCCGACGATTAA